In Hymenobacter gelipurpurascens, one DNA window encodes the following:
- the ychF gene encoding redox-regulated ATPase YchF: MGLRCGIVGLPNVGKSTLFNALSNAKAESANYPFCTIEPNVGVITVPDERLQILEALVNPKRVLPTIIEFVDIAGLVKGASKGEGLGNKFLANIREVDAIIHVVRCFDDPNIVHVAGGVDPVFDKDVIDTELQIKDLESVDKKLAKSERSAKGGDAQAKKEVAALQKFKTALEDGQNARAVAATPEELEAVADLQLLTIKPVIYVANVDEASTTTGNKYTEALQAHVAQEGAEVVLVSAAIESQIAEMEDPEEKEMFLGEYGLTESGLNRLIRASYSLLNLITYFTAGVQEVRAWTIHRGDKAPAAAGVIHSDFEKGFIRAEVIKLADYQEYKTEVKIKEAGKMAVEGKEYVVQDGDIMHFRFNV; encoded by the coding sequence ATGGGTCTCCGCTGCGGTATCGTCGGCCTGCCGAACGTCGGCAAATCCACGCTCTTCAACGCTCTTTCTAATGCCAAGGCCGAGTCGGCCAACTACCCATTCTGCACTATCGAGCCGAACGTGGGCGTGATTACCGTGCCCGACGAGCGGCTACAGATTCTGGAGGCGCTGGTGAACCCCAAGCGGGTGCTGCCCACCATCATTGAGTTCGTGGACATTGCCGGCCTCGTGAAAGGCGCAAGCAAAGGCGAAGGCCTCGGCAACAAGTTCCTGGCCAACATCCGGGAAGTAGATGCCATTATCCACGTGGTGCGCTGCTTCGATGACCCGAACATTGTGCACGTAGCCGGTGGCGTTGACCCCGTGTTTGATAAAGACGTGATTGATACGGAGCTTCAGATCAAAGATTTGGAGAGCGTAGATAAGAAGCTGGCGAAGTCGGAGCGCTCGGCCAAAGGCGGCGACGCCCAGGCTAAGAAGGAAGTAGCGGCCCTGCAGAAATTCAAGACTGCTCTGGAAGATGGCCAGAACGCTCGCGCCGTAGCCGCTACCCCCGAGGAGCTGGAGGCCGTTGCCGATCTGCAGCTGCTCACCATCAAGCCGGTTATTTACGTGGCCAACGTAGATGAGGCCAGCACCACTACCGGCAACAAGTACACGGAGGCTCTGCAAGCGCACGTGGCTCAGGAAGGCGCGGAAGTAGTACTGGTGTCGGCCGCCATCGAGTCGCAGATTGCGGAGATGGAAGACCCCGAGGAAAAGGAAATGTTCCTGGGCGAGTACGGCCTCACGGAGTCGGGCCTGAACCGCCTGATCCGCGCCTCCTACTCCCTGCTCAACCTAATTACCTACTTCACGGCCGGTGTGCAGGAAGTACGCGCCTGGACCATCCACCGCGGCGACAAAGCCCCCGCCGCCGCCGGCGTTATCCACTCCGACTTCGAGAAAGGCTTCATCCGGGCTGAGGTAATCAAGCTGGCCGATTACCAGGAGTACAAGACCGAAGTAAAGATCAAGGAAGCCGGTAAGATGGCCGTAGAAGGCAAAGAATACGTGGTGCAGGACGGCGACATCATGCACTTCCGCTTCAACGTCTAA
- a CDS encoding alkylphosphonate utilization protein: MDVKDSNGNLLAEGDSVIITKDLKVKGMAQALKRGTVVKNIRLTNSPAEIEGRAGGSVLVIKTEFVKKA; the protein is encoded by the coding sequence ATGGACGTAAAAGACAGCAACGGCAACCTGCTCGCCGAAGGCGACTCGGTTATCATTACCAAGGACCTGAAGGTGAAAGGCATGGCGCAGGCGTTGAAGCGCGGCACCGTGGTTAAAAACATCCGCCTCACCAACAGCCCTGCTGAGATTGAAGGCAGAGCCGGCGGCAGTGTGTTGGTTATCAAAACCGAATTCGTGAAGAAGGCCTAG
- a CDS encoding suppressor of fused domain protein: MGALEKYLEHLDRIFQIEPEFYPERTLIEGLYGVTSIVYRDIPEPGMVTGITFGLSLLDHPEWQLSRPELCISVESDDTSWARVAGYLANQGRGKLGFCYGDTINFRAQIADDSEMDAFLIFAPAILDSQDYLNIDIGQEYKINVAGLFPIYSSEIGVCHEMGFEKFWHHPDFDMYDVKRKRIQL; encoded by the coding sequence ATGGGTGCACTTGAAAAGTATTTAGAACACCTTGATAGAATATTTCAAATAGAGCCTGAGTTCTATCCTGAAAGGACACTTATTGAGGGACTGTATGGTGTGACGAGCATCGTTTATAGAGATATACCGGAACCTGGCATGGTCACAGGTATAACTTTTGGTCTCTCATTATTGGACCACCCTGAATGGCAGCTCAGTCGCCCAGAACTTTGTATTAGTGTCGAGTCTGACGACACCTCTTGGGCTCGGGTTGCAGGATACCTAGCGAATCAGGGTCGTGGTAAGCTAGGTTTTTGCTACGGGGATACGATTAATTTTCGAGCTCAAATAGCCGATGACTCAGAGATGGATGCATTCTTGATCTTTGCTCCGGCAATTCTAGACAGCCAAGACTATCTGAACATTGATATTGGGCAGGAATACAAGATTAATGTTGCCGGTCTGTTTCCTATTTACTCCTCTGAAATTGGCGTTTGCCACGAAATGGGTTTTGAGAAGTTCTGGCATCATCCAGATTTTGATATGTATGATGTAAAGCGGAAAAGAATTCAACTTTAG
- a CDS encoding DUF3276 family protein codes for MEDRQDQEEIYSQRIKAGKRTYFFDVKATRGQDYYLTITESKRRLRDDDTFSYEKHKIFLYKEDFLKFVDALQDAVDYVREELLTAEEVAELDRPRPTYDGEGFAPSRSADDNF; via the coding sequence GGAAGATCGTCAAGACCAGGAAGAAATCTATTCCCAACGCATTAAGGCTGGCAAACGCACGTATTTTTTCGACGTGAAAGCCACCCGCGGACAGGATTATTATCTGACTATTACCGAAAGCAAACGTCGTCTGCGCGATGACGACACCTTCTCCTATGAGAAGCATAAGATTTTCCTCTACAAGGAAGACTTCCTGAAGTTTGTAGATGCCCTGCAGGACGCAGTGGACTACGTTCGTGAAGAGCTCCTGACGGCTGAGGAAGTAGCAGAGTTGGACCGCCCCCGGCCCACGTACGATGGAGAAGGCTTCGCTCCTTCCCGCTCCGCCGACGACAATTTTTAA